One window of Aliarcobacter lanthieri genomic DNA carries:
- a CDS encoding ShlB/FhaC/HecB family hemolysin secretion/activation protein: MIKLNQIITLSVLSSSLLLGASPIPNSSSIEREIQAPKDIPIKQKDIVKIEGVQQDSLKDIADSKTILIKGFKIEGNTIISTNEILNSIKEFENRDLTFTQIQTLSSIISKLYQDKGYFVARAYLPAQNIEQNKNILNISILEGNYGEFKVINNSLVRNSVVQDIFDNTKFSSVIDTKVIERALLLINDRAGVKVSKAEISPGADVGTSNFNIETTATPRVDGYVVADNYGSRYTGLYRTQSLVNINSIATLGDKLSVSGLVSNGADLKNGRFAYELPLNSYGLKADVAYTRTNYNLVKEYKDLDAKGNANIYEAGLSYPLQRSTNQSFWLKGKYYHKEFKDYILDTKYEDKTINSFVASLDFEKYYTIGEFPSRVFANLNFTTGNLSSKYNNLNSGNYNKVDTYISNEIAFSEIFSLNTNLIAQRVLGNKKLDGSEDLSLGGAYGVKVYPSNEQSAENGYMINVELFSKLPSISFYNHKIGTFYDIGNVYQEKNQDVTFQRRTLQDVGFGYYANYKDFFAKVQVAWTLNSDPISSEKTSHQNSKILFQTGLVF, encoded by the coding sequence ATGATAAAACTAAATCAAATAATAACTCTTTCAGTGTTAAGCTCTAGCTTACTTTTAGGAGCAAGTCCAATACCAAATAGCTCAAGTATAGAAAGAGAGATACAAGCCCCAAAAGATATTCCAATAAAGCAAAAAGATATTGTAAAAATAGAGGGTGTACAACAAGATAGCTTAAAAGATATTGCAGATAGTAAAACTATTTTAATTAAAGGTTTTAAAATAGAGGGTAATACAATAATCTCTACAAATGAGATTTTAAACTCTATTAAAGAGTTTGAAAACAGAGATTTGACTTTTACTCAAATTCAAACTTTGTCTTCTATTATCTCTAAACTATATCAAGATAAAGGTTACTTTGTTGCAAGAGCATATCTACCTGCTCAAAATATTGAACAAAATAAAAATATTTTAAATATATCTATTTTAGAGGGAAATTACGGTGAGTTTAAAGTAATTAATAACTCTTTAGTTAGAAATAGTGTGGTTCAGGATATATTTGATAATACAAAGTTTAGCTCTGTTATTGATACAAAAGTAATAGAAAGAGCATTACTTTTAATAAATGATAGAGCAGGAGTTAAAGTATCTAAAGCAGAAATTAGCCCAGGAGCTGATGTAGGAACAAGTAACTTTAATATTGAAACTACTGCAACTCCAAGAGTAGATGGTTATGTAGTAGCTGATAACTATGGAAGTAGATATACAGGTTTGTATAGAACTCAATCTTTAGTAAATATAAATAGTATTGCAACTTTGGGAGATAAACTGTCAGTTTCAGGACTTGTTTCAAATGGTGCTGATTTGAAAAATGGAAGATTTGCTTATGAACTACCTTTAAATTCTTATGGTTTAAAAGCAGATGTTGCATATACTAGAACAAACTATAATTTAGTTAAAGAGTATAAAGATTTAGATGCAAAAGGTAATGCAAATATATATGAGGCAGGATTAAGCTATCCATTACAAAGAAGTACAAATCAATCATTTTGGTTAAAAGGAAAGTATTATCATAAAGAGTTTAAAGATTATATTCTTGATACAAAATATGAAGATAAAACTATAAACTCTTTTGTAGCTTCTTTGGATTTTGAGAAATATTATACTATTGGAGAGTTTCCATCAAGAGTATTTGCAAATCTAAATTTTACAACAGGAAATTTGAGCTCAAAATATAATAATCTAAATAGTGGAAACTATAATAAAGTAGATACTTATATCTCAAATGAGATAGCTTTTTCTGAAATATTTTCACTAAATACAAATCTAATAGCTCAAAGAGTACTAGGAAACAAAAAACTAGATGGAAGTGAAGATTTAAGTTTGGGTGGAGCTTATGGAGTAAAAGTCTATCCTTCTAATGAACAAAGTGCTGAAAATGGATATATGATAAATGTAGAGCTATTTTCAAAACTTCCTAGTATATCTTTTTATAATCATAAAATAGGAACATTTTATGATATTGGAAATGTATATCAAGAGAAAAATCAAGATGTTACATTTCAAAGAAGAACACTTCAAGATGTAGGGTTTGGATACTATGCAAACTATAAAGATTTTTTCGCAAAAGTACAAGTGGCATGGACCTTGAACTCTGACCCAATTTCAAGTGAAAAAACTTCTCATCAAAATAGTAAGATATTGTTTCAAACGGGATTGGTTTTTTAG
- the rpsK gene encoding 30S ribosomal protein S11 encodes MAKRKVTRKKIVRKNIADGIVHIAASFNNTMVTVTDNAGNAIAWSSAGNLGFKGSKKSTPFAAQAAVEDALNKAMEHGIKNVGIKIQGPGSGRDTAVKSVGAINGIRVTWLKDVTPLPHNGCRPPKRRRV; translated from the coding sequence ATGGCAAAAAGAAAAGTTACTAGAAAAAAAATTGTAAGAAAAAACATTGCTGATGGAATAGTTCATATAGCTGCTAGTTTTAATAACACAATGGTTACAGTTACAGATAATGCTGGAAATGCAATTGCATGGTCGAGTGCTGGAAATTTAGGATTTAAAGGTTCTAAAAAATCAACTCCATTTGCTGCTCAAGCTGCAGTTGAAGATGCTTTAAATAAAGCAATGGAACATGGAATTAAAAATGTAGGAATTAAAATCCAAGGGCCAGGTTCTGGAAGAGATACTGCTGTTAAATCAGTTGGAGCTATTAATGGAATCAGAGTTACTTGGTTAAAAGATGTTACACCATTACCACATAATGGTTGTAGACCTCCTAAAAGAAGAAGAGTGTAA
- the rpsM gene encoding 30S ribosomal protein S13 → MARIAGVDLPNKKRMEYALTYIFGIGLHNSRLILNATGIDFNKRAFELTEDEAALIRKEIQENYLVEGDLRKKVAMDIKSLMDLGSYRGLRHRKGLPCRGQKTKTNARTRKGKKKTVGAATK, encoded by the coding sequence ATGGCAAGAATCGCGGGTGTTGATTTACCAAATAAAAAAAGAATGGAGTATGCTTTAACATACATCTTTGGAATTGGATTACACAATTCAAGACTAATTTTAAATGCAACTGGAATTGATTTCAATAAAAGAGCATTTGAATTAACAGAAGATGAAGCTGCTTTAATTAGAAAAGAAATCCAAGAAAACTACCTTGTAGAAGGGGATTTAAGAAAAAAAGTTGCTATGGATATAAAATCTTTAATGGACTTAGGTTCATATAGAGGGTTAAGACATAGAAAAGGTTTACCTTGTAGAGGGCAAAAGACTAAAACTAATGCTAGAACAAGAAAAGGTAAAAAGAAAACTGTTGGTGCAGCAACTAAATAA
- the rpsD gene encoding 30S ribosomal protein S4 has product MARYRGPVEKIERRLEADLGLKGERRLSGKSALEKRPFAPGQHGQRRSKISEYGLQLREKQKVKFMYGVSEKQFSNYFKEAVRREGNTGAILISLIEQRLDNVVYRMGFATTRAFARQITTHGHVLVDGKKVDIPSYLVKAGQKIEIKEKSKSNPQIVRALELTNQTGMVDWVNVDKDKVFGIFTRIPSREEIVIPVEERLIVELYSK; this is encoded by the coding sequence ATGGCAAGATATAGAGGACCAGTAGAAAAAATCGAAAGAAGACTTGAAGCAGATCTTGGTTTAAAAGGTGAGAGAAGACTTTCAGGTAAAAGTGCTTTAGAAAAAAGACCATTTGCTCCAGGACAACACGGACAAAGAAGATCTAAAATTTCTGAATATGGATTACAATTAAGAGAAAAACAAAAAGTTAAGTTTATGTATGGTGTTTCTGAAAAACAATTCAGTAACTACTTTAAAGAAGCAGTTAGAAGAGAAGGAAATACAGGAGCTATTCTTATTTCATTAATTGAACAAAGATTAGACAACGTTGTATATAGAATGGGATTTGCTACAACTAGAGCATTTGCTAGACAAATTACAACTCATGGACATGTTTTAGTTGATGGTAAAAAAGTTGATATTCCTTCTTACCTAGTTAAAGCTGGACAAAAAATTGAAATTAAAGAAAAATCAAAATCTAATCCTCAAATAGTTAGAGCATTAGAGTTAACAAATCAAACAGGAATGGTTGATTGGGTTAATGTAGATAAAGATAAAGTATTTGGGATTTTCACAAGAATACCTTCAAGAGAAGAGATTGTTATTCCTGTTGAAGAGAGATTAATTGTAGAGTTATATTCTAAATAA
- a CDS encoding HIT family protein — translation MIFKNKFINIQIEKSEIPWLKIFTNEPIKEFSHCNIETKQEIWKYLDMIEKAMIEYFQPDKINIASFGNYVPHVHFHIMARFKDDSFFPEPMWGKKQRESNLNLPSFEKFYEELKNTF, via the coding sequence ATAATATTTAAAAATAAATTTATAAATATACAAATTGAAAAAAGTGAAATACCTTGGTTAAAAATATTTACAAATGAACCAATAAAAGAGTTTTCTCATTGTAATATTGAAACTAAACAAGAAATATGGAAGTATTTAGATATGATAGAAAAGGCAATGATAGAATATTTTCAACCAGATAAAATAAATATTGCTTCATTTGGTAATTATGTACCACATGTTCATTTTCATATTATGGCAAGATTTAAGGACGATTCTTTTTTTCCAGAGCCAATGTGGGGAAAGAAACAAAGAGAATCAAATTTAAATTTACCATCATTTGAGAAGTTTTATGAAGAGTTAAAAAATACCTTTTAA
- a CDS encoding exopolyphosphatase, whose product MSDKKYRLVTRSDMDGLVCGTLLKYLDIIDEITFVHPKDMQDGLIEITQNDITTNLPYVEGVYLAFDHHFSETLRNEKRDNHIINPDAASAAQVVYDYYNGDEVFPGYFTSMMLGANKADSADFTYEDIVEPRAWALLSFLMDSRTGLGRFKNFRISNYQLMMDLIDYCARHNIDEILELPDVKERVDLYFQYEEQFKEQLRKCTKVIGNLIIIDYRYEDIIYPGNRFMAYTLFPEQNISIHVFWAKDKDKVVFSTGKSIINKTSNTNIGELMLKYGGGGHIKAGACQIYKEKAEEILEELTEKINQDG is encoded by the coding sequence ATGAGTGATAAAAAGTATAGATTAGTTACTAGAAGTGATATGGATGGTCTTGTTTGTGGAACACTACTAAAATATCTTGATATTATAGATGAAATAACTTTTGTTCATCCAAAAGATATGCAAGATGGTTTAATAGAAATTACACAAAATGATATAACTACAAATCTTCCATATGTTGAAGGTGTATATTTGGCTTTTGATCACCATTTTTCAGAAACATTAAGAAATGAAAAACGAGATAATCATATTATAAATCCAGATGCTGCAAGTGCTGCTCAAGTTGTTTATGACTATTATAATGGAGATGAAGTATTTCCAGGATATTTTACATCTATGATGTTAGGAGCAAATAAAGCAGATAGTGCAGATTTTACTTATGAAGATATAGTTGAGCCTAGAGCTTGGGCATTACTAAGTTTTTTAATGGATTCAAGAACTGGGCTTGGAAGATTTAAAAATTTTCGAATATCAAATTATCAACTTATGATGGATTTGATTGATTATTGTGCAAGACATAATATTGATGAAATTTTAGAATTACCAGATGTAAAAGAGAGAGTTGATTTATATTTTCAGTATGAAGAACAATTTAAAGAACAACTTAGAAAGTGTACAAAAGTTATTGGGAATCTTATTATAATAGATTATAGATATGAAGATATTATATATCCTGGAAATAGATTTATGGCATATACTCTTTTTCCAGAGCAAAATATTTCTATTCATGTTTTTTGGGCAAAAGATAAAGATAAAGTTGTATTTAGTACAGGAAAATCAATAATAAATAAAACATCAAATACTAATATTGGTGAGTTAATGCTTAAATATGGTGGTGGTGGACACATAAAAGCTGGTGCTTGTCAAATTTATAAAGAAAAAGCAGAAGAAATTTTAGAAGAATTAACTGAAAAAATAAATCAAGATGGTTAA
- a CDS encoding DNA-directed RNA polymerase subunit alpha, with product MKKFAETPFLPTEVEIEAISANEAKITAYPFEDGFAITLAHPLRRLLLSSSVGYAPIAVKIEGVTHEFDSLRGMLEDVAMFVINLKNMRFKINSDKNQVVVEYTFNGPRDIKGEDLINSEVDVVSTDEHLATINSDCNLTFTVIIQKGIGYMPSEDIREIVGPDYIPIDAFFTPVKKVVYNIEKMLVEDNPNFEKAVFNVITNGQISPIVAFREAVSVMYSQMSVFNKVFDLSEVTMSDSSEETVELKDLVIRIDELNLTARSFNALDRNGLKYLGELVLMSEVEVRNIKNLGTKSYNEIAEKLESLGYPVENTLPENVASSLRRKLEQLKA from the coding sequence ATGAAAAAGTTTGCAGAAACTCCGTTTTTACCAACTGAAGTTGAAATTGAGGCTATTAGTGCTAATGAAGCTAAAATAACAGCTTATCCATTTGAAGATGGATTTGCTATTACTTTAGCTCATCCGTTGAGAAGACTACTTTTAAGCTCTTCAGTTGGTTATGCACCAATTGCTGTAAAAATTGAAGGTGTTACTCATGAGTTCGACTCTTTAAGAGGAATGCTTGAAGATGTTGCTATGTTTGTTATAAATCTTAAAAATATGAGATTTAAAATAAATAGCGATAAAAATCAAGTTGTTGTTGAATACACATTTAATGGACCAAGAGATATTAAAGGTGAAGATTTAATCAACTCTGAAGTAGATGTTGTTTCAACAGACGAACATTTAGCGACTATAAATAGTGATTGTAACTTAACGTTTACAGTTATTATCCAAAAAGGTATTGGGTATATGCCATCTGAAGATATTAGAGAAATCGTTGGACCTGATTATATTCCAATCGATGCGTTCTTTACACCAGTTAAGAAAGTTGTTTACAATATTGAGAAGATGTTAGTTGAAGATAATCCTAACTTTGAAAAAGCTGTATTTAATGTTATAACAAATGGACAAATTTCTCCAATTGTTGCATTTAGAGAAGCTGTTTCTGTTATGTATTCACAAATGTCAGTATTTAATAAAGTATTTGATTTATCTGAAGTAACAATGAGTGATTCAAGTGAAGAAACAGTTGAATTAAAAGATTTAGTTATAAGAATTGATGAATTAAACTTAACTGCTAGAAGCTTCAATGCTTTAGATAGAAATGGACTTAAATACTTAGGTGAGTTAGTACTTATGAGTGAAGTTGAAGTAAGAAATATTAAAAATCTTGGTACAAAATCTTATAATGAAATAGCTGAAAAGCTTGAGTCATTAGGGTATCCAGTAGAAAATACACTTCCAGAAAATGTTGCATCTTCTTTAAGAAGAAAATTAGAGCAATTAAAAGCATAA
- the rpoD gene encoding RNA polymerase sigma factor RpoD, whose translation MSTKDINKTIEQLIKEYKDSVLTYEKIIKIFPKAPTGATIKKILALVQLYNVTVISSQEQAKLLNDEEAKKRREQREKLIENDDDEFDLLKNKELLEWSRSDSPVRMYLREMGQIPLLTKDEEIEISKKIEMGEDIILDAICYVPYLIDFILEYKEPLVNRERKVKELFKNFDDENEEEEEEEELDEDYEDDEYSEDGDDKKSSGTKQKKLDKRAQTIIEAFKNLEKAKKEWLKFQAKETAKSDDEVDMMTFNLATSFKKKLLKEALLDLGPTSKLITEIVKAMETSLKSESGFDSELKRLEYRLPLFNENLQKNHQKILENIVNLSKAQITAMVPEATMVSTYMEIKKLFQTAEASKDGFDLTPEELKAVLEQIKRGKRITDTSKTRMAQSNLRLVVSIAKRYTNRGLAFLDLIQEGNIGLMKAVDKFEYKKGYKFSTYATWWIRQAISRAIADQARTIRIPIHMIETINRINKIIRKGVQENGKEPDVEEIAKEVGLPVDKVKQVIKITKEPVSLEAPIGSDDDGKFGDFVPDEKAPTPIDNIMKEDLQGQIDQILGQLNEREQAVIRMRFGLMEDASDRTLEEIGKELSVTRERVRQIESSAIKKLKHPKVGKNLKNYVES comes from the coding sequence ATGAGTACAAAAGATATAAATAAAACTATTGAGCAACTGATAAAAGAGTATAAAGACTCTGTATTGACATATGAAAAAATTATTAAGATTTTTCCAAAGGCTCCGACAGGTGCTACAATAAAGAAAATTTTAGCTTTAGTGCAATTATATAATGTAACAGTTATTAGTTCACAAGAACAAGCTAAACTTTTAAATGATGAAGAAGCAAAGAAACGAAGAGAACAAAGAGAAAAGCTAATTGAAAATGACGATGATGAATTTGATTTATTAAAAAATAAAGAACTTTTAGAATGGTCAAGATCAGATTCTCCTGTAAGAATGTATTTAAGAGAAATGGGACAAATCCCACTTTTAACTAAAGATGAAGAGATAGAAATATCTAAAAAAATTGAAATGGGTGAGGATATTATCCTTGATGCTATTTGTTACGTTCCATATCTTATAGATTTTATCTTAGAATATAAAGAACCTTTGGTAAATAGAGAGAGAAAAGTAAAAGAGTTATTTAAAAACTTTGATGATGAAAATGAAGAGGAAGAAGAAGAGGAAGAATTAGACGAAGATTATGAAGATGATGAATATTCTGAGGATGGTGATGATAAAAAAAGCTCTGGTACAAAACAAAAAAAATTAGATAAAAGAGCACAAACTATTATCGAAGCTTTTAAAAATCTTGAAAAAGCAAAAAAAGAATGGTTAAAATTTCAAGCAAAAGAAACAGCAAAATCTGATGATGAAGTTGATATGATGACTTTTAATCTTGCAACTTCTTTTAAAAAGAAATTATTAAAAGAAGCCTTACTAGATTTAGGACCAACTTCAAAATTAATAACTGAAATTGTAAAAGCTATGGAAACATCATTAAAATCAGAATCAGGTTTTGATAGCGAACTAAAAAGATTAGAGTATAGATTACCTTTATTTAATGAAAATTTACAAAAAAATCACCAAAAAATATTAGAAAATATTGTAAATCTTTCAAAAGCACAAATTACAGCAATGGTACCTGAAGCTACAATGGTTTCAACATATATGGAGATAAAAAAATTATTCCAAACTGCTGAAGCTTCTAAAGATGGATTTGATTTAACTCCTGAAGAATTAAAAGCTGTTTTAGAACAAATAAAAAGAGGTAAAAGGATAACAGATACATCTAAAACTAGAATGGCTCAGTCAAACTTAAGACTAGTTGTATCTATTGCCAAAAGATATACAAATAGAGGTTTAGCCTTCTTAGATTTAATTCAAGAAGGAAATATTGGACTTATGAAAGCAGTTGATAAATTTGAGTATAAAAAAGGTTATAAATTCTCAACTTATGCAACTTGGTGGATAAGACAAGCAATTAGCCGAGCAATAGCAGATCAAGCACGAACTATTAGAATACCAATTCATATGATTGAAACTATTAATAGAATAAATAAAATCATTAGAAAAGGTGTGCAAGAAAATGGTAAAGAGCCAGATGTTGAAGAGATTGCAAAAGAAGTTGGATTACCTGTTGATAAAGTAAAACAAGTAATAAAAATCACAAAAGAGCCAGTTTCACTTGAAGCACCTATAGGAAGTGATGATGATGGTAAATTTGGAGATTTTGTACCAGATGAAAAAGCTCCAACACCTATTGATAATATCATGAAAGAAGATTTACAAGGTCAAATTGACCAAATTCTTGGACAATTAAATGAAAGAGAACAAGCAGTTATAAGAATGAGATTTGGTCTGATGGAAGATGCTAGTGATAGAACTCTTGAAGAAATAGGAAAAGAACTTTCAGTAACAAGAGAAAGAGTTAGACAAATTGAATCAAGTGCTATTAAAAAACTAAAACACCCAAAAGTTGGTAAAAATCTTAAAAATTATGTAGAGAGTTAA
- the rplQ gene encoding 50S ribosomal protein L17, translated as MRHKHGYRKLNRTSAHRKALLKNLAIAIIEREKIETTVPKAKELKRYIEKLVTTARNADLNTHRYVFAELQSKEATKKLINEIAPKYEGRNGGYTSIIKTRIRKGDATPMAFISFI; from the coding sequence ATGAGACATAAGCACGGATATAGAAAGTTAAATAGAACTTCTGCTCATAGAAAAGCATTGTTAAAGAATTTAGCAATTGCTATTATTGAAAGAGAGAAAATCGAAACAACTGTTCCAAAAGCAAAAGAATTAAAAAGATATATTGAAAAATTAGTAACTACTGCTAGAAATGCGGATTTAAATACACATAGATATGTATTTGCTGAATTACAATCTAAAGAAGCTACTAAAAAATTAATTAATGAAATTGCACCAAAATACGAAGGTAGAAATGGTGGATATACTTCAATAATTAAAACAAGAATTAGAAAAGGTGATGCTACACCAATGGCATTCATCTCTTTTATCTAA
- the rpmJ gene encoding 50S ribosomal protein L36, translating to MKVRASVKKMCDKCKVIKRRGIVRVICENKKHKQRQG from the coding sequence ATGAAAGTAAGAGCTTCAGTAAAAAAAATGTGTGATAAATGTAAAGTTATCAAAAGAAGAGGTATCGTAAGAGTAATCTGCGAAAACAAAAAACATAAACAAAGACAAGGATAA
- the leuB gene encoding 3-isopropylmalate dehydrogenase yields the protein MKNYNISIIKGDGIGPEIVDEAIKVLDAASKKCGFSLSYKEYLMGGIAIDTTGVPLPDETVNGVLNSDACLFGAIGGEKWDTLPRELRPETGLLNFREKMGVYANLRPAIVYDELVNASTLKPEVIKGCDIMVVRELIGGIYFGKPRENDGFKAFNTMVYTKPEIERIAKTAFELAMKRDKRVCSVDKANVLEVSQLWRDTVNEVAKNYPEVEISHMYVDNAAMQLVRNPKQFDVIVTGNIFGDILSDTASMVVGSIGLLPSASTGDKTAIYEPIHGSAPDIAGLGIANPLATILSASMMLRYSLNEDKAADLIEDTIKTVLKDGYRTKDLAAFDAKEVLNCSSMGDKIVEYINR from the coding sequence ATGAAAAATTATAATATTTCTATAATAAAAGGTGATGGAATAGGTCCAGAAATAGTTGATGAAGCTATTAAAGTTTTAGATGCTGCTTCAAAAAAATGTGGATTTTCTTTAAGTTATAAAGAGTATTTAATGGGTGGAATAGCTATTGATACGACAGGTGTTCCTCTTCCTGATGAAACAGTTAATGGAGTTTTAAATTCTGATGCTTGTCTTTTTGGTGCTATTGGAGGAGAAAAATGGGATACTCTTCCAAGAGAACTTAGACCAGAAACTGGACTTTTAAATTTTAGAGAAAAAATGGGAGTTTACGCAAATTTAAGACCAGCGATAGTTTATGATGAACTTGTAAATGCTTCAACTTTAAAACCAGAAGTTATCAAAGGTTGTGATATTATGGTTGTTCGTGAGCTTATTGGTGGAATTTATTTTGGAAAACCTAGAGAAAATGATGGATTTAAAGCATTTAATACAATGGTTTATACAAAACCAGAAATTGAAAGAATTGCAAAAACAGCATTCGAATTAGCTATGAAAAGAGATAAGAGAGTTTGTTCTGTTGATAAAGCAAATGTATTAGAAGTTTCTCAACTTTGGAGAGATACTGTAAATGAAGTTGCTAAAAATTATCCTGAAGTTGAGATTTCTCATATGTATGTAGATAATGCTGCTATGCAGTTAGTAAGAAATCCAAAACAATTTGATGTTATAGTAACTGGAAATATTTTTGGAGATATTTTAAGTGATACAGCTTCTATGGTTGTTGGTTCTATTGGTCTTTTACCATCTGCTTCAACTGGAGATAAAACAGCTATATATGAACCAATTCATGGTTCAGCACCTGATATTGCTGGATTAGGTATTGCAAATCCATTAGCTACAATTTTAAGTGCTTCAATGATGTTAAGATATTCACTAAATGAAGATAAAGCAGCAGATTTAATAGAAGATACAATAAAAACTGTATTAAAAGATGGATATAGAACTAAAGATTTAGCTGCTTTTGATGCAAAAGAAGTATTAAATTGCTCATCAATGGGTGATAAGATAGTAGAGTATATAAATAGATAA
- a CDS encoding 3-isopropylmalate dehydratase small subunit, whose protein sequence is MSKITGKVWNFGANIDTDVIIAARYLNSSDPEHLAKYVMEDADPDFPKKLKKGDIIVAGENFGCGSSREHAPIALKAAGIAAVVAPSFARIFYRNAFNMGLPIFELPESLEIKEGEEISIDLDNGEITNNTTNKTYKFIPIPPFMQELIASGGLINYAIDEIKKAN, encoded by the coding sequence ATGAGTAAAATTACAGGTAAAGTTTGGAATTTTGGAGCAAATATTGATACAGACGTTATAATCGCTGCACGATATTTGAATAGTTCAGATCCAGAACATTTAGCAAAATATGTTATGGAAGATGCAGATCCAGATTTTCCAAAAAAATTAAAAAAAGGTGATATTATTGTAGCAGGAGAAAATTTTGGCTGTGGTTCTAGTAGAGAACATGCTCCAATAGCTTTAAAAGCTGCTGGGATAGCTGCTGTTGTTGCTCCATCTTTTGCAAGAATTTTTTATAGAAATGCATTTAATATGGGATTACCTATTTTTGAATTACCTGAATCTTTAGAAATTAAAGAAGGTGAAGAGATCAGTATAGATTTAGATAATGGTGAAATTACAAATAATACTACAAATAAAACTTATAAATTTATTCCAATTCCTCCATTTATGCAAGAATTAATAGCAAGTGGTGGATTGATAAATTATGCAATAGATGAAATTAAAAAGGCAAACTAA